A genomic segment from Maniola jurtina chromosome 16, ilManJurt1.1, whole genome shotgun sequence encodes:
- the LOC123872952 gene encoding uncharacterized protein LOC123872952 isoform X1, producing the protein MGIVGVIMPLLSTLAALVIIVHSAEENYEREYHMMRPRTLDTRANYDQPWRMVETAPPKTQQASQIIPSETWDEIDPEQSMRPRRGRKRKRRPQLDGEEDLIPQERVYTYNEDSLPRLQENIERPRRRRKKMEFQNSDDKGQNSWNEEANRPKRRRGQKRKRLLADSRPELAEFGEYREQTDGSEETTDYKELQIDSIPGDETNNQKYINGNVNSKVQIYNKNEPEIEKTTQPMVNYDSQPQVVTKNEESLSEFSIESTRPIEKLNKTRIDLQQKAREKGIMLSNNIEPPKDKEPLDPFTLKALLRKSNGKSLSEILQQNNLSLADLLHGREKALSILKKESLTITQDMGQSRHSNKAFYSPISSIENIETLNKNEFIESEKEEENELAEIETTTIVTTTENMIQHNNDNSGDEESYKYNHQENEPVETHRRGNLRRRFPGGIRRKLRTRPTENNTYKGQLSRDLIALTSLKYKNNRNLSKAREWKEVVPAMMKAEPPNGEAMIQMETETETITTTPCSFTETTTQEIYETTTDSSYTSMNTEPIADSRDESETTTDAKSTYLEIEGSDIAQFTTTPVEVNTEQEKETITRKPKPIINPLMRSSDLRRQALNNRLKRKRIKQRTSTTEIPEELEVKDTFGIGKVVSASEFITKTQKRTTNTVDENDFTTLEDFLTTEATQKVPSRYRSKKPIKTKNTAFTIQQIYVTTEETAKYEIEEILNDNHTSAKLSKILKERNMTLKELVEHRERGSSHVHLADIFHNASREPNPPEPFLSKSLIEPISKETYPLRALLEANLHDPRTTTIDPSVLQINNANIPVVMDFGNNVNENGENKGITSFFKNYSIPDRNKSNSSARISYNTNNVNTQGIGTSREARMLNSEKDSVTWNDLINLMQKKHQKENIDSEKPTESADPPISETLKKIDLEEDSVGDGLIVLDDLQHLRNMEQKTTSDKLSEFKIHERNNPLTSNTSNMVLSDTKSVTVATASIIGLALILFLLTYAILKWKQQNKIFHTKRAKEDEFVPTPVFENRKGHKINSSTRSKSPMLATPNIYSIDTIDTRAGSESPEYMWDTLRKPFQ; encoded by the exons ATGGGTATTGTTGGAGTCATCATGCCTTTGTTAAGCACGTTGGCTGCTTTGGTGATCATCGTGCATTCTGCTGAGGAGAACTACGAGCGGGAATACCATATGATGAGGCCTAGAACTTTGGACACACGAGCAAATTATGACCAG CCATGGAGAATGGTAGAAACAGCACCCCCAAAGACACAACAAGCTTCGCAAATTATCCCGAGTGAGACATGGGACGAAATTGACCCCGAACAATCAATGCGACCTAGACGAGGCCGAAAGCGAAAACGACGACCACAGCTAGATGGAGAAGAAGATCTTATTCCACAAGAAAGAGTATATACGTACAACGAAGATTCCCTACCTCGTCTTCAAGAAAATATAGAAAGACCTAGAAGACGACGAAAGAAAATGGAATTCCAAAATTCAGACGACAAAGGACAAAATAGTTGGAATGAAGAAGCAAACAGACCCAAGAGAAGAAGAGGACAAAAACGGAAGAGGCTGTTGGCAGATTCTAGGCCAGAACTAGCCGAATTCGGTGAGTATCGAGAACAAACCGACGGTAGTGAAGAAACTACAGACTATAAGGAATTACAAATAGATAGCATCCCTGGCGACGAAACTAATAATCAAAAATACATAAACGGGAATGTTAATTCGAAAGTacaaatttataataaaaatgaaccAGAAATCGAAAAAACGACACAACCAATGGTAAATTACGACAGCCAGCCCCAAGTGGTTACAAAGAATGAAGAATCTTTGTCTGAATTTTCAATAGAGTCAACTAGACCAattgaaaaactaaataaaactaGGATTGATTTACAACAAAAGGCGAGAGAAAAAGGAATAATGTTATCCAATAATATCGAACCACCCAAG GATAAGGAGCCCTTAGATCCATTTACTTTAAAAGCATTGTTAAGAAAATCCAACGGAAAAAGTTTAAGTGAAATACTTCAACAGAATAACTTATCTCTAGCTGACCTTTTACACGGCAGAGAGAAAGCTTTATCTATATTAAAAAAGGAAAGTTTAACTATAACGCAAGATATGGGTCAATCTAGACATTCAAATAAAGCTTTTTACAGTCCCATAAGTTCTATAGAAAAtatagaaactttaaataaaaatgaatttattgaaTCAGAAAAGGAAGAAGAAAACGAACTTGCAGAAATTGAGACAACCACAATTGTTACCACAACAGAAAATATGATTCAACATAATAATGACAACAGTGGAGACGAGGAATCTTATAAATACAATCACCAAGAAAATGAACCGGTCGAAACCCATAGAAGAGGTAATTTGCGACGTCGATTTCCTGGCGGCATTCGACGAAAACTTCGAACAAGACCAACCGAAAACAACACTTATAAAGGTCAACTAAGCAGGGATTTGATAGCGTTGACTTCattgaaatacaaaaataacagaaatctATCCAAGGCAAGAGAATGGAAGGAAGTTGTGCCTGCAATGATGAAAGCAGAACCTCCGAATGGTGAGGCTATGATACAAATGGAGACCGAAACTGAAACGATAACCACAACTCCATGTTCATTTACCGAAACGACTACTCAAGAAATCTATGAAACCACTACTGACTCATCTTATACATCTATGAACACTGAGCCAATCGCTGATTCCAGGGATGAATCAGAAACAACCACCGATGCTAAATCAACATATTTGGAAATAGAAGGCAGTGATATAGCTCAATTTACAACTACACCAGTAGAGGTCAATACGGAGCAAGAAAAAGAAACCATAACACGAAAGCCAAAGCCAATCATAAATCCTTTGATGAGGTCATCTGATTTGAGACGGCAAGCTTTAAACAACAGATTGAAAAGAAAACGAATAAAACAAAGGACTTCAACTACTGAAATTCCCGAAGAACTGGAAGTAAAAGATACATTTGGTATAGGTAAAGTAGTATCTGCTTCAGAGTTTATTACGAAAACACAAAAAAGAACTACTAATACTGTAGATGAGAACGATTTTACAACATTGGAAGATTTCTTGACTACAGAAGCTACCCAAAAGGTTCCAAGCCGTTATCGATCtaaaaaaccaataaaaacaaaaaatacagcATTTACTATACAGCAGATATACGTAACTACTGAAGAAACCGCAAAGTATGAAATTGAAGAAATACTTAATGACAATCATA cAAGTGCAAAACTTTCGAAAATACTTAAAGAAAGGAATATGACTTTGAAAGAATTGGTAGAACATAGAGAGCGGGGATCCAGTCATGTGCATTTAGCTGATATATTCCATAACGCTTCCAGAGAACCAAATCCGCCAGAGCCTTTTCTCTCTAAGTCACTAATAGAGCCGATTTCTAAGGAGACTTATCCTCTGAGAGCGTTATTAGAAGCAAATTTACATGACCCACGAACTACAACGATAGATCCTAGTGtacttcaaataaataatgcaaATATACCAGTTGTGATGGATTTTGGCAATAATGTAAACGAAAATGGCGAAAATAAGGGTATTACatcgttttttaaaaattatagtatACCAGACAGAAATAAATCAAATTCAAGCGCAAGAATAAGCTACAACACAAATAATGTTAACACCCAAGGAATAGGAACTTCACGGGAAGCACGTATGTTGAACTCCGAAAAAGATTCTGTAACATGGAATGATTTGATTAACTTAATGCAAAAGAAgcatcaaaaagaaaatattgataGCGAAAAGCCAACGGAAAGTG CAGATCCACCCATTTCGGAGACGCTAAAGAAAATCGATCTAGAGGAGGATTCGGTCGGTGATGGTCTGATAGTACTGGACGATCTGCAGCACTTGAGAAATATGGAGCAGAAGACAACGTCGGATAAGTTATCGGAATTCAAAATACATGAAAGAAATAATCCCCTTACATCGAATACCTCAAATATGGTGTTAAGTGATACGAAATCTGTAACAGTGGCCACTGCAAGCATTATAGGTCTAGCACTCATACTTTTTCTATTAACATATGCAATATTGAAAtggaaacaacaaaataaaatattccataCAAAGCGTGCAAAAGAGGATGAATTTGTTCCAACGCCTGTTTTCGAAAACAGAAAAGGTCATAAAATTAACAGTAGTACTCGCAGTAAGAGTCCAATGCTTGCCACTCCCAATATATATTCAATT
- the LOC123872952 gene encoding uncharacterized protein LOC123872952 isoform X2 encodes MGIVGVIMPLLSTLAALVIIVHSAEENYEREYHMMRPRTLDTRANYDQPWRMVETAPPKTQQASQIIPSETWDEIDPEQSMRPRRGRKRKRRPQLDGEEDLIPQERVYTYNEDSLPRLQENIERPRRRRKKMEFQNSDDKGQNSWNEEANRPKRRRGQKRKRLLADSRPELAEFGEYREQTDGSEETTDYKELQIDSIPGDETNNQKYINGNVNSKVQIYNKNEPEIEKTTQPMVNYDSQPQVVTKNEESLSEFSIESTRPIEKLNKTRIDLQQKAREKGIMLSNNIEPPKDKEPLDPFTLKALLRKSNGKSLSEILQQNNLSLADLLHGREKALSILKKESLTITQDMGQSRHSNKAFYSPISSIENIETLNKNEFIESEKEEENELAEIETTTIVTTTENMIQHNNDNSGDEESYKYNHQENEPVETHRRGNLRRRFPGGIRRKLRTRPTENNTYKGQLSRDLIALTSLKYKNNRNLSKAREWKEVVPAMMKAEPPNGEAMIQMETETETITTTPCSFTETTTQEIYETTTDSSYTSMNTEPIADSRDESETTTDAKSTYLEIEGSDIAQFTTTPVEVNTEQEKETITRKPKPIINPLMRSSDLRRQALNNRLKRKRIKQRTSTTEIPEELEVKDTFGIGKVVSASEFITKTQKRTTNTVDENDFTTLEDFLTTEATQKVPSRYRSKKPIKTKNTAFTIQQIYVTTEETAKYEIEEILNDNHTSAKLSKILKERNMTLKELVEHRERGSSHVHLADIFHNASREPNPPEPFLSKSLIEPISKETYPLRALLEANLHDPRTTTIDPSVLQINNANIPVVMDFGNNVNENGENKGITSFFKNYSIPDRNKSNSSARISYNTNNVNTQGIGTSREARMLNSEKDSVTWNDLINLMQKKHQKENIDSEKPTESDPPISETLKKIDLEEDSVGDGLIVLDDLQHLRNMEQKTTSDKLSEFKIHERNNPLTSNTSNMVLSDTKSVTVATASIIGLALILFLLTYAILKWKQQNKIFHTKRAKEDEFVPTPVFENRKGHKINSSTRSKSPMLATPNIYSIDTIDTRAGSESPEYMWDTLRKPFQ; translated from the exons ATGGGTATTGTTGGAGTCATCATGCCTTTGTTAAGCACGTTGGCTGCTTTGGTGATCATCGTGCATTCTGCTGAGGAGAACTACGAGCGGGAATACCATATGATGAGGCCTAGAACTTTGGACACACGAGCAAATTATGACCAG CCATGGAGAATGGTAGAAACAGCACCCCCAAAGACACAACAAGCTTCGCAAATTATCCCGAGTGAGACATGGGACGAAATTGACCCCGAACAATCAATGCGACCTAGACGAGGCCGAAAGCGAAAACGACGACCACAGCTAGATGGAGAAGAAGATCTTATTCCACAAGAAAGAGTATATACGTACAACGAAGATTCCCTACCTCGTCTTCAAGAAAATATAGAAAGACCTAGAAGACGACGAAAGAAAATGGAATTCCAAAATTCAGACGACAAAGGACAAAATAGTTGGAATGAAGAAGCAAACAGACCCAAGAGAAGAAGAGGACAAAAACGGAAGAGGCTGTTGGCAGATTCTAGGCCAGAACTAGCCGAATTCGGTGAGTATCGAGAACAAACCGACGGTAGTGAAGAAACTACAGACTATAAGGAATTACAAATAGATAGCATCCCTGGCGACGAAACTAATAATCAAAAATACATAAACGGGAATGTTAATTCGAAAGTacaaatttataataaaaatgaaccAGAAATCGAAAAAACGACACAACCAATGGTAAATTACGACAGCCAGCCCCAAGTGGTTACAAAGAATGAAGAATCTTTGTCTGAATTTTCAATAGAGTCAACTAGACCAattgaaaaactaaataaaactaGGATTGATTTACAACAAAAGGCGAGAGAAAAAGGAATAATGTTATCCAATAATATCGAACCACCCAAG GATAAGGAGCCCTTAGATCCATTTACTTTAAAAGCATTGTTAAGAAAATCCAACGGAAAAAGTTTAAGTGAAATACTTCAACAGAATAACTTATCTCTAGCTGACCTTTTACACGGCAGAGAGAAAGCTTTATCTATATTAAAAAAGGAAAGTTTAACTATAACGCAAGATATGGGTCAATCTAGACATTCAAATAAAGCTTTTTACAGTCCCATAAGTTCTATAGAAAAtatagaaactttaaataaaaatgaatttattgaaTCAGAAAAGGAAGAAGAAAACGAACTTGCAGAAATTGAGACAACCACAATTGTTACCACAACAGAAAATATGATTCAACATAATAATGACAACAGTGGAGACGAGGAATCTTATAAATACAATCACCAAGAAAATGAACCGGTCGAAACCCATAGAAGAGGTAATTTGCGACGTCGATTTCCTGGCGGCATTCGACGAAAACTTCGAACAAGACCAACCGAAAACAACACTTATAAAGGTCAACTAAGCAGGGATTTGATAGCGTTGACTTCattgaaatacaaaaataacagaaatctATCCAAGGCAAGAGAATGGAAGGAAGTTGTGCCTGCAATGATGAAAGCAGAACCTCCGAATGGTGAGGCTATGATACAAATGGAGACCGAAACTGAAACGATAACCACAACTCCATGTTCATTTACCGAAACGACTACTCAAGAAATCTATGAAACCACTACTGACTCATCTTATACATCTATGAACACTGAGCCAATCGCTGATTCCAGGGATGAATCAGAAACAACCACCGATGCTAAATCAACATATTTGGAAATAGAAGGCAGTGATATAGCTCAATTTACAACTACACCAGTAGAGGTCAATACGGAGCAAGAAAAAGAAACCATAACACGAAAGCCAAAGCCAATCATAAATCCTTTGATGAGGTCATCTGATTTGAGACGGCAAGCTTTAAACAACAGATTGAAAAGAAAACGAATAAAACAAAGGACTTCAACTACTGAAATTCCCGAAGAACTGGAAGTAAAAGATACATTTGGTATAGGTAAAGTAGTATCTGCTTCAGAGTTTATTACGAAAACACAAAAAAGAACTACTAATACTGTAGATGAGAACGATTTTACAACATTGGAAGATTTCTTGACTACAGAAGCTACCCAAAAGGTTCCAAGCCGTTATCGATCtaaaaaaccaataaaaacaaaaaatacagcATTTACTATACAGCAGATATACGTAACTACTGAAGAAACCGCAAAGTATGAAATTGAAGAAATACTTAATGACAATCATA cAAGTGCAAAACTTTCGAAAATACTTAAAGAAAGGAATATGACTTTGAAAGAATTGGTAGAACATAGAGAGCGGGGATCCAGTCATGTGCATTTAGCTGATATATTCCATAACGCTTCCAGAGAACCAAATCCGCCAGAGCCTTTTCTCTCTAAGTCACTAATAGAGCCGATTTCTAAGGAGACTTATCCTCTGAGAGCGTTATTAGAAGCAAATTTACATGACCCACGAACTACAACGATAGATCCTAGTGtacttcaaataaataatgcaaATATACCAGTTGTGATGGATTTTGGCAATAATGTAAACGAAAATGGCGAAAATAAGGGTATTACatcgttttttaaaaattatagtatACCAGACAGAAATAAATCAAATTCAAGCGCAAGAATAAGCTACAACACAAATAATGTTAACACCCAAGGAATAGGAACTTCACGGGAAGCACGTATGTTGAACTCCGAAAAAGATTCTGTAACATGGAATGATTTGATTAACTTAATGCAAAAGAAgcatcaaaaagaaaatattgataGCGAAAAGCCAACGGAAAGTG ATCCACCCATTTCGGAGACGCTAAAGAAAATCGATCTAGAGGAGGATTCGGTCGGTGATGGTCTGATAGTACTGGACGATCTGCAGCACTTGAGAAATATGGAGCAGAAGACAACGTCGGATAAGTTATCGGAATTCAAAATACATGAAAGAAATAATCCCCTTACATCGAATACCTCAAATATGGTGTTAAGTGATACGAAATCTGTAACAGTGGCCACTGCAAGCATTATAGGTCTAGCACTCATACTTTTTCTATTAACATATGCAATATTGAAAtggaaacaacaaaataaaatattccataCAAAGCGTGCAAAAGAGGATGAATTTGTTCCAACGCCTGTTTTCGAAAACAGAAAAGGTCATAAAATTAACAGTAGTACTCGCAGTAAGAGTCCAATGCTTGCCACTCCCAATATATATTCAATT